One Pseudonocardia sediminis DNA window includes the following coding sequences:
- a CDS encoding PspA/IM30 family protein, whose product MANGFTKFFSYLSALFSSKVDEHADPKVQIQQAIEDAQRQHQQLSQQAAAVIGNQRQLEMKLNRQLGEIEKLQSQARQALVLSDQARAQGDENKAQQYEQAAQAAATQLVTAEQNVEDLKTLHDQSIGAAEQAKKAVERNSMMLQQKIGERTKLLSQLEQAKMQEQAAKSLQSMSELSAPGNAPSLDEVRDKIEKRYANALGSAELAQNSVQGRMLEVQQATTDMAGASRLDQIRASMEGRPVAGQVGQGQSTPAVGAGQAEQPTQQVPASPQANPQQGQTGTN is encoded by the coding sequence ATGGCCAACGGATTCACGAAGTTCTTCAGCTATCTGTCAGCCCTGTTCTCGTCGAAGGTGGACGAGCACGCGGACCCGAAGGTGCAGATCCAGCAGGCGATCGAGGACGCGCAGCGCCAGCACCAGCAGCTCTCCCAGCAGGCCGCGGCCGTCATCGGCAACCAGCGCCAGCTGGAGATGAAGCTGAACCGGCAGCTGGGTGAGATCGAGAAGCTCCAGTCCCAGGCCCGGCAGGCGCTCGTCCTCTCCGACCAGGCGCGGGCCCAGGGCGACGAGAACAAGGCGCAGCAGTACGAGCAGGCGGCGCAGGCCGCGGCGACCCAGCTGGTCACCGCGGAGCAGAACGTCGAGGACCTCAAGACGCTGCACGACCAGTCGATCGGTGCCGCGGAGCAGGCCAAGAAGGCCGTCGAGCGGAACTCGATGATGCTCCAGCAGAAGATCGGCGAGCGCACGAAGCTGCTCAGCCAGCTCGAGCAGGCCAAGATGCAGGAGCAGGCGGCCAAGTCGCTGCAGAGCATGAGCGAGCTGTCGGCTCCGGGCAACGCGCCGTCCCTGGACGAGGTCCGGGACAAGATCGAGAAGCGCTACGCCAACGCGCTCGGCTCGGCGGAGCTGGCCCAGAACTCGGTCCAGGGCCGCATGCTGGAGGTCCAGCAGGCGACGACGGACATGGCCGGGGCGAGCCGCCTCGACCAGATCCGCGCGTCGATGGAGGGTCGTCCGGTCGCCGGACAGGTCGGGCAGGGTCAGAGCACCCCGGCCGTCGGTGCGGGTCAGGCGGAGCAGCCCACCCAGCAGGTGCCGGCGTCGCCGCAGGCCAACCCGCAGCAAGGGCAGACCGGGACGAACTGA
- a CDS encoding amino-acid N-acetyltransferase codes for MARLPSADVPAAGPPVTVRRARTPDVRAIRDLVDAYAGRVLLAKETVTLYEAVPEFLVAEVDGRVVGCGALHVLWEDLGEIRTVAVHPSVVGHGVGHAICDALISGARDLGLSRLFVLTFEKQFFARHGFAEIDGTPVSADVFAAMLRSYDAGVAEFLDLAHVKPNTLGNVRMLLLL; via the coding sequence ATGGCCCGTCTACCCTCGGCGGACGTGCCTGCTGCCGGACCCCCCGTGACCGTGCGTCGTGCCCGTACCCCGGACGTGCGCGCCATCCGCGACCTGGTCGACGCCTACGCGGGCCGGGTGCTGCTGGCGAAGGAGACCGTCACCCTCTACGAGGCGGTCCCGGAGTTCCTGGTCGCCGAGGTCGACGGACGCGTCGTCGGCTGCGGCGCGCTGCACGTCCTGTGGGAGGACCTGGGCGAGATCCGGACCGTGGCGGTGCACCCGTCGGTCGTGGGGCACGGGGTCGGGCACGCGATCTGCGACGCGCTGATCTCCGGCGCCCGCGACCTGGGCCTGTCCCGGCTGTTCGTGCTGACGTTCGAGAAGCAGTTCTTCGCCCGGCACGGCTTCGCCGAGATCGACGGCACCCCCGTCTCCGCCGACGTCTTCGCCGCCATGCTGCGCAGCTACGACGCCGGCGTCGCGGAGTTCCTCGACCTCGCCCACGTCAAGCCGAACACCCTGGGCAACGTACGGATGCTGCTGCTCCTCTGA
- the rimO gene encoding 30S ribosomal protein S12 methylthiotransferase RimO, whose translation MSHPVPEGAPRRAALLTLGCARNEVDSEELAGRLTGSGWELVDAESGSPDVILVNTCGFVEQAKKDSIDTVLAASDVARPAGAKVVAVGCLAERYGADLAKDLPEADAVLGFDHYPELAERLGDVLGGHAPAPHVPVDRRTLLPISPVQRPAASADVSVPGHDWVPDLGAVGTGRRRLDDGPVASLKLASGCDRRCTFCAIPSFRGSFVSRAPADVLGEAAWLASQGARELVLVSENSTSYGKDLPGGTRALVDLLPLLGATEGVERVRVSYLQPAEIRPDLLAAVAGTPGIAPYFDVSFQHASATVLRRMRRFGSLTDFLDLCERIRALAPEAGIRSNVIVGFPGETEEELAELEAFLNGARLDAIGVFGYSDEDGTEAETFEDKLPAEVVAARVSRISALADELMTQRAEERVGTEVIVLVETPASDEDDCAGRAAHQGPDADGECVFVDGDGPDVEDLAVGDLVRATVVDSEGVDLLVEAIEVLPRGVGEPVAAAVSG comes from the coding sequence GTGTCCCATCCTGTTCCTGAAGGCGCGCCCCGGCGCGCGGCCCTGCTCACCCTGGGCTGCGCGCGCAACGAGGTCGACTCCGAGGAGCTGGCCGGACGGTTGACCGGCAGCGGCTGGGAGCTGGTCGACGCGGAGTCCGGCTCGCCGGACGTGATCCTGGTCAACACCTGCGGTTTCGTCGAGCAGGCGAAGAAGGACTCGATCGACACGGTCCTCGCCGCCTCCGACGTGGCCCGCCCGGCCGGGGCGAAGGTCGTCGCGGTGGGGTGCCTGGCCGAGCGCTACGGCGCCGACCTGGCGAAGGACCTCCCCGAGGCCGATGCCGTGCTCGGCTTCGACCACTATCCGGAGCTCGCCGAGCGTCTCGGTGACGTCCTGGGCGGGCACGCCCCGGCCCCGCACGTCCCGGTGGACCGGCGCACGCTGCTGCCGATCTCCCCGGTGCAACGGCCCGCGGCCAGCGCCGACGTCTCGGTCCCCGGCCACGACTGGGTGCCCGACCTGGGCGCGGTGGGGACCGGCCGCCGACGCCTCGACGACGGCCCCGTCGCCTCGCTCAAGCTCGCCTCGGGCTGCGACCGGCGCTGCACGTTCTGCGCGATCCCCTCCTTCCGCGGCAGCTTCGTCTCCCGTGCGCCCGCCGACGTGCTCGGCGAGGCCGCGTGGCTCGCCTCGCAGGGTGCTCGCGAGCTGGTGCTGGTCAGCGAGAACTCGACGTCCTACGGCAAGGACCTGCCCGGCGGCACCCGGGCACTGGTCGACCTGCTGCCGCTCCTGGGCGCGACCGAGGGCGTGGAACGGGTGCGGGTCAGCTACCTGCAGCCGGCCGAGATCCGCCCGGACCTGCTCGCCGCGGTCGCCGGCACGCCCGGCATCGCCCCCTACTTCGACGTGTCGTTCCAGCACGCCAGCGCCACGGTGCTGCGCCGGATGCGGCGCTTCGGCTCGCTCACCGACTTCCTGGACCTCTGCGAGCGCATCCGCGCCCTGGCCCCGGAGGCGGGCATCCGCAGCAACGTGATCGTCGGGTTCCCGGGCGAGACCGAGGAGGAGCTCGCCGAGCTCGAGGCGTTCCTCAACGGTGCCCGCCTGGATGCGATCGGCGTGTTCGGCTACTCCGACGAGGACGGCACCGAGGCGGAGACCTTCGAGGACAAGCTGCCCGCCGAGGTCGTCGCGGCGCGGGTGTCGCGGATCTCGGCGCTGGCCGACGAGCTGATGACCCAGCGGGCCGAGGAGCGGGTCGGCACCGAGGTGATCGTGCTGGTGGAGACGCCGGCGAGCGACGAGGACGACTGCGCCGGCCGGGCCGCGCACCAGGGCCCGGACGCCGACGGCGAGTGCGTGTTCGTCGACGGTGACGGTCCGGACGTCGAGGACCTCGCGGTGGGCGACCTGGTCCGGGCGACGGTCGTGGACTCCGAAGGCGTGGACCTGCTGGTCGAGGCGATCGAGGTGCTGCCCCGCGGGGTCGGCGAGCCGGTGGCCGCGGCGGTGTCGGGGTGA
- a CDS encoding VOC family protein: protein MSDVPSLWPALTCTDPRAMITFLTSAFGLYERVVYGDGDVVHHAELTWTGPTGQVGGLMLGPAAPGCGRSPGTSSIHLVVDDPDTRFATATAAGATVVRPLEDTDYGSRQFVVTDPEGNLWSFGTWYE, encoded by the coding sequence ATGAGCGACGTTCCGAGCCTCTGGCCCGCCCTGACCTGCACCGATCCCCGAGCGATGATCACGTTCCTGACGAGCGCGTTCGGCCTGTACGAACGCGTCGTCTACGGCGACGGTGACGTCGTCCACCACGCCGAGCTGACCTGGACCGGCCCGACCGGCCAGGTCGGTGGGCTCATGCTCGGCCCGGCCGCGCCCGGCTGCGGGCGCTCGCCGGGCACGTCGTCGATCCACCTCGTCGTCGACGACCCGGACACGAGGTTCGCGACCGCCACCGCCGCCGGCGCGACCGTCGTGCGCCCGCTGGAGGACACCGACTACGGGAGCCGGCAGTTCGTCGTCACCGATCCCGAGGGCAACCTGTGGAGCTTCGGGACCTGGTACGAGTGA
- a CDS encoding helix-turn-helix domain-containing protein has product MLLREAIGSGLRRVRTARRRTLRDISRAARVSLGYLSEVERGRKEPSSELLASICEALDVTVPELLSSAAEEMALELAGPVGIATRSDEVLVPIGQRHAELRLAGRPSGAPALGTGSKGTPVASVRAA; this is encoded by the coding sequence ATGCTGCTGCGGGAAGCGATCGGCAGTGGTCTGCGGCGGGTGCGCACGGCGCGCCGGCGGACACTGCGCGACATCTCGCGGGCGGCGCGGGTGAGCCTCGGGTACCTCTCCGAGGTCGAGCGCGGCCGCAAGGAGCCCTCCAGCGAGCTGCTCGCCTCGATCTGCGAGGCCCTCGACGTCACGGTGCCGGAGCTGCTCTCGTCGGCGGCCGAGGAGATGGCCCTGGAGCTGGCCGGCCCGGTCGGCATCGCCACGCGCTCCGACGAGGTGCTGGTCCCGATCGGGCAGCGGCACGCGGAGCTGCGCCTGGCCGGCCGTCCGAGCGGCGCCCCGGCACTGGGCACGGGCTCGAAGGGCACCCCGGTCGCGAGCGTCCGCGCGGCCTGA
- a CDS encoding helix-turn-helix domain-containing protein yields MGAGRAIPGIDEDGAHRWRPSARLRGHVTDIWAWRQGATAPGTHQGVPGGHLTVVLCLDGDMELLRAPDPARSPGRYVTSVAGLHGSPAVIATGPAQTGMQLRLTWRGARDLLGLPAGQLGGDVVDLAVLLPEITSILDRLREAPTWPARFALLDRELCRVIGNRDSPGEPAREIVRAWDVLLATGGTTRVTELAGEVGWSRRHLGERFRAETGLGTKTAARLIRFERACDLLRSPARPGLADVAAVCGYADQPHLARDFRDLAGLTATEWLAERPS; encoded by the coding sequence ATGGGTGCGGGGCGGGCGATCCCGGGCATCGACGAGGACGGCGCACACCGGTGGCGGCCGTCGGCGCGGCTGCGCGGGCACGTCACCGACATCTGGGCCTGGCGCCAGGGCGCGACCGCGCCCGGGACCCACCAGGGCGTCCCGGGCGGGCACCTGACCGTCGTGCTCTGCCTCGACGGCGACATGGAGCTCCTGCGCGCCCCCGATCCGGCGCGCTCCCCCGGGCGCTACGTCACCTCCGTCGCCGGACTGCACGGCTCACCCGCGGTGATCGCCACCGGCCCCGCGCAGACCGGGATGCAGCTGCGCCTGACCTGGCGCGGAGCCCGTGACCTGCTCGGGCTGCCCGCCGGGCAGCTCGGGGGCGACGTCGTCGACCTCGCCGTCCTGCTGCCGGAGATCACCTCGATCCTCGACCGGCTGCGCGAGGCGCCGACCTGGCCGGCCCGCTTCGCGCTGCTCGACCGCGAGCTGTGCCGGGTGATCGGGAACCGGGACTCCCCCGGCGAACCGGCGCGCGAGATCGTCCGCGCCTGGGACGTGCTGCTCGCGACCGGGGGCACCACCCGGGTCACCGAGCTGGCCGGCGAGGTCGGGTGGAGCCGCCGGCACCTGGGCGAGCGGTTCCGCGCCGAGACCGGTCTGGGCACCAAGACCGCGGCCCGGCTGATCCGGTTCGAGCGGGCGTGCGACCTGCTGCGCTCCCCCGCCCGGCCCGGGCTCGCCGACGTCGCCGCCGTCTGCGGCTACGCCGACCAGCCGCACCTGGCCCGCGACTTCCGCGACCTCGCCGGGCTCACCGCCACCGAGTGGCTCGCCGAACGACCGTCCTGA
- a CDS encoding YceI family protein has protein sequence MFWKKGRAARPRRGTTDRHALVPIPLTGGVLSGQVRDSEGGPLPGSEISVLDTGDRRVVHVEADPFGRFAAALMPGRYRVRVESGGFQPVTDGVEVQWGSHAEMGTVSLAEDPELRPPHPGLYTIDPDHSSVRFVARHIGLSKVYGRFNKFSGQIRITQPFEESSVDVVIEAASVDTNVEARDTHLRSPDFLDVERFPELRFSSMRFVAHGGNRWTIDGDLTLHGLTSDVSLDTTFLGQAEWNGERVGAVATTQLHREHFTLNWQQTIAKGLPVVGSTIEITLDVQAVRQG, from the coding sequence GTGTTCTGGAAGAAGGGGCGGGCGGCTCGTCCCCGTCGCGGGACGACCGATCGGCACGCCCTGGTGCCGATCCCGCTCACCGGCGGGGTGCTCAGCGGGCAGGTCCGCGACAGCGAGGGCGGTCCGCTGCCCGGCAGCGAGATCTCCGTCCTGGACACGGGTGACCGCCGGGTCGTGCACGTCGAGGCGGACCCGTTCGGACGCTTCGCCGCCGCCCTGATGCCCGGCCGCTACCGGGTGCGCGTCGAGTCCGGCGGGTTCCAGCCCGTCACCGACGGCGTCGAGGTCCAGTGGGGATCGCACGCCGAGATGGGCACGGTCAGCCTGGCCGAGGACCCGGAGCTGCGCCCGCCGCATCCGGGGCTCTACACGATCGACCCGGACCACTCGTCGGTGCGGTTCGTCGCCCGGCACATCGGGCTGTCCAAGGTCTACGGCCGGTTCAACAAGTTCTCCGGCCAGATCCGGATCACCCAGCCGTTCGAGGAGTCCTCGGTCGACGTCGTGATCGAGGCGGCGAGCGTGGACACCAACGTCGAGGCCCGGGACACGCACCTGCGCTCCCCGGACTTCCTCGACGTCGAGCGCTTCCCCGAGCTGCGCTTCTCCAGCATGCGTTTCGTCGCCCACGGCGGGAACCGGTGGACCATCGACGGCGACCTCACCCTGCACGGCCTGACCAGCGACGTCTCCCTGGACACCACCTTCCTGGGGCAGGCGGAGTGGAACGGCGAGCGGGTCGGTGCCGTCGCCACGACCCAGCTGCACCGCGAGCACTTCACGCTCAACTGGCAGCAGACGATCGCCAAGGGCCTCCCCGTCGTCGGGTCGACGATCGAGATCACCCTCGACGTGCAGGCCGTACGCCAGGGCTAG
- a CDS encoding DNA translocase FtsK — protein MAGRTGTGRTTTRAAAGRGASGSRSGASRGGSTRRPASSRSRSTSRKPPPRKQGPDLIDRSIDAVGRGVVKLGRSTGRAMGRTRDIDSAHRRDGLGFTFLVLAVITAAGVWFSAGGSVGYWFNFAVGAVLGVGGALLPVILLGVGLVLVTTPAHPEARPRIITGAMLLALGVLGLVHLGSGSPARPAGWVDAGGAIGYVAGTPLASGLTLWTAVPVLLLLSAYALLLITGTPVREVPPRFRRLMGEFPEEEETDSEDDEKPRTVADAVAEAQGETPPARKRSSRRRQGAAEADAFREDGEHLPAPSDPEVPATEAPAGRTLPGGAAAVPAAAPPDAAPAAGGTPGAPAPKRPRVPVAETPPAESIPETDGEQMSMAIREPIGETEYKLPPADMLEVGPAPKTRSSANDAMIEAITGVLDQFNVDAQVTGFTRGPTVTRYEIELGPAVKVEKITQLTKNVAYAVANDNVRILAPIPGKSAVGIEVPNTDREMVRLGDVLRSNSARAEQHPMGIGLGKDIEGHYLMANLAKMPHLLVAGSTGSGKSSFVNSMLVSLLTRATPDEVRMILIDPKMVELTPYEGIPHLITPIITQPKKAAAALAWLVEEMEQRYQDMQANRVRHVDDFNRKVRSGEITAPPGSERVYRPYPYIMCIVDELADLMMTAPRDVEDAIVRITQKARAAGIHLILATQRPSVDVVTGLIKTNVPSRLAFATSSLTDSRVILDQPGAEKLIGMGDALYLPMGAGKPVRMQGAFIDDDEISKVVTFTKDQAEPSYTEGVTAQKAGEAKEIDADIGDDLDVLLQAAELIVTSQFGSTSMLQRKLRVGFAKAGRLMDLLETRRIVGPSEGSKARDVLVKPDELENALYLIRGGGTADGGDVEPEE, from the coding sequence CGCGAGCGGGTCCCGGTCCGGTGCGTCCCGGGGCGGTTCGACCCGGCGTCCGGCGAGCTCACGCAGCCGTTCGACCTCCCGCAAGCCCCCGCCCCGCAAGCAGGGTCCCGACCTGATCGACCGCTCCATCGACGCCGTCGGACGCGGGGTGGTCAAGCTCGGCCGCTCCACCGGACGCGCGATGGGCCGGACCCGCGACATCGACTCGGCGCACCGCCGCGACGGTCTCGGGTTCACGTTCCTGGTCCTGGCCGTGATCACCGCCGCCGGGGTGTGGTTCAGCGCCGGCGGCTCGGTCGGCTACTGGTTCAACTTCGCCGTCGGCGCCGTGCTCGGCGTCGGGGGCGCCCTGTTGCCGGTGATCCTGCTCGGCGTCGGGCTCGTGCTGGTCACGACGCCCGCGCACCCCGAGGCCCGGCCGCGGATCATCACCGGGGCGATGCTGCTCGCGCTCGGCGTGCTCGGGCTCGTGCACCTGGGCTCCGGCTCCCCGGCCCGTCCCGCCGGCTGGGTCGATGCCGGCGGCGCGATCGGCTACGTCGCGGGCACCCCGCTGGCCAGCGGGCTCACGCTCTGGACGGCGGTGCCGGTGCTGCTGCTGCTCAGCGCCTACGCCCTGCTGCTGATCACCGGCACGCCGGTGCGCGAGGTCCCGCCCCGGTTCCGCCGCCTGATGGGCGAGTTCCCGGAGGAGGAGGAGACCGACTCCGAGGACGACGAGAAGCCGCGCACGGTGGCCGACGCCGTCGCCGAGGCGCAGGGCGAGACGCCGCCGGCGCGCAAGCGTTCGTCGCGTCGCCGTCAGGGGGCCGCCGAGGCCGACGCCTTCCGCGAGGACGGCGAGCACCTGCCCGCGCCGAGCGACCCGGAGGTCCCGGCCACCGAGGCCCCGGCCGGACGGACGCTGCCCGGCGGCGCGGCCGCCGTGCCAGCCGCCGCCCCGCCGGACGCGGCGCCGGCCGCCGGAGGGACGCCGGGGGCCCCGGCCCCGAAGCGCCCCCGCGTCCCGGTCGCCGAGACGCCGCCCGCGGAGTCGATCCCGGAGACCGACGGCGAGCAGATGTCGATGGCGATCCGGGAGCCGATCGGCGAGACCGAGTACAAGCTCCCGCCCGCCGACATGCTCGAGGTCGGCCCGGCCCCGAAGACCCGCAGCAGCGCGAACGACGCCATGATCGAGGCGATCACCGGCGTGCTCGACCAGTTCAACGTCGACGCCCAGGTCACCGGCTTCACCCGCGGGCCGACCGTCACCCGCTACGAGATCGAGCTCGGCCCGGCGGTCAAGGTCGAGAAGATCACCCAGCTGACCAAGAACGTCGCCTACGCCGTCGCGAACGACAACGTGCGGATCCTGGCGCCGATCCCGGGCAAGTCCGCGGTCGGCATCGAGGTCCCGAACACCGACCGCGAGATGGTCCGGCTCGGCGACGTCCTGCGCTCGAACTCGGCGCGCGCCGAGCAGCACCCGATGGGCATCGGGCTGGGCAAGGACATCGAGGGCCACTACCTGATGGCCAACCTGGCGAAGATGCCGCACCTGCTGGTCGCGGGCTCCACCGGTTCCGGTAAGTCCAGCTTCGTCAACTCGATGCTGGTCTCGCTGCTGACCCGCGCCACCCCGGACGAGGTCCGGATGATCCTGATCGACCCGAAGATGGTCGAGCTGACCCCCTACGAGGGCATCCCGCACCTGATCACGCCCATCATCACCCAGCCGAAGAAGGCCGCCGCGGCGCTGGCCTGGCTGGTGGAGGAGATGGAGCAGCGCTACCAGGACATGCAGGCCAACCGGGTCCGCCACGTCGACGACTTCAACCGCAAGGTCCGCTCCGGGGAGATCACCGCACCGCCCGGCAGCGAGCGCGTCTACCGGCCCTACCCGTACATCATGTGCATCGTCGACGAGCTCGCCGACCTGATGATGACCGCTCCGCGCGACGTCGAGGACGCGATCGTCCGGATCACCCAGAAGGCCCGCGCCGCCGGGATCCACCTGATCCTGGCGACCCAGCGGCCGTCGGTGGACGTCGTCACCGGCCTGATCAAGACCAACGTGCCGTCCCGGCTGGCGTTCGCGACGTCGTCGCTGACCGACAGCCGCGTCATCCTCGACCAGCCCGGCGCCGAGAAGCTGATCGGCATGGGCGACGCGCTCTACCTCCCGATGGGCGCCGGCAAGCCGGTCCGCATGCAGGGCGCGTTCATCGACGACGACGAGATCTCCAAGGTCGTCACGTTCACCAAGGACCAGGCCGAGCCCAGCTACACCGAGGGCGTCACCGCGCAGAAGGCCGGCGAGGCGAAGGAGATCGACGCCGACATCGGCGACGACCTCGACGTCCTGCTGCAGGCCGCGGAGCTGATCGTGACCTCGCAGTTCGGCTCGACGTCGATGCTGCAGCGCAAGCTGCGCGTCGGCTTCGCCAAGGCCGGACGCCTGATGGACCTGCTGGAGACCCGTCGCATCGTGGGGCCGTCCGAGGGCTCCAAGGCCCGCGACGTGCTGGTGAAGCCGGACGAGCTGGAGAACGCTCTCTACCTGATCCGCGGCGGCGGTACCGCCGACGGCGGGGACGTCGAACCCGAGGAGTGA
- a CDS encoding DNA-formamidopyrimidine glycosylase family protein, giving the protein MPEGDTVYLAGKRMHTALAGHRLLRGELRHPRLVEHDLAGLTVTGVVPVGKHLFTRFDDGRSLHSHFRMDGAWHLYRPGTRWQRAAHEARAVLETDERVAVGFALHDMELLPTDDEDRLVGHLGPDLLDPEWDDAHAAEALRRLTARGDHEIGLALLEQRVMAGVGNLYRNEICFLSGFTPWVLVRDTPDLAGVIALSRKLLLSNADRPEQTTTGSLAAGEAHWVFERPGRPCRRCGTRIRTADQGLAPYARVTYWCPRCQAGPAPRPQRRRSSPAGRR; this is encoded by the coding sequence ATGCCCGAGGGAGACACCGTGTATCTCGCCGGCAAGCGGATGCACACCGCGCTGGCCGGGCACCGCCTGCTGCGCGGGGAGCTGCGCCACCCCCGGCTCGTCGAGCACGACCTGGCCGGGCTGACCGTCACCGGCGTCGTGCCGGTCGGTAAGCACCTGTTCACCCGCTTCGACGACGGACGCAGCCTGCACAGCCACTTCCGGATGGACGGCGCCTGGCACCTCTACCGGCCCGGCACCCGCTGGCAGCGGGCCGCGCACGAGGCGCGGGCGGTCCTGGAGACCGACGAGCGGGTCGCCGTCGGGTTCGCCCTGCACGACATGGAGCTGCTGCCCACCGACGACGAGGACCGTCTCGTCGGGCACCTGGGCCCGGATCTGCTCGACCCGGAGTGGGACGACGCGCACGCCGCCGAGGCCCTGCGCCGTCTCACCGCCCGCGGCGACCACGAGATCGGCCTGGCCCTGCTGGAGCAGCGGGTGATGGCCGGGGTCGGCAACCTCTACCGCAACGAGATCTGCTTCCTGTCCGGGTTCACACCGTGGGTCCTCGTCCGCGACACCCCTGACCTGGCCGGCGTCATCGCACTGAGCCGCAAGCTGCTGCTCTCCAACGCCGACCGCCCCGAGCAGACGACGACGGGGTCGCTCGCCGCCGGCGAGGCGCACTGGGTGTTCGAACGCCCCGGACGACCGTGCCGCCGGTGCGGGACGCGGATCCGGACCGCCGACCAGGGCCTCGCCCCGTATGCCCGCGTCACCTACTGGTGCCCGCGCTGCCAGGCCGGCCCGGCCCCGCGCCCGCAACGCCGCCGCTCCTCCCCTGCCGGACGGCGCTGA
- the pgsA gene encoding CDP-diacylglycerol--glycerol-3-phosphate 3-phosphatidyltransferase, whose protein sequence is MSPPAGRADGSTVPVSGQAPLLNIANVLTVIRILLVPVFVVVLFTAGGRDVDWRLAAFGVFAVAAFTDRLDGQLARSRGLVTWFGALADPIADKALTGAALIGLSVLGLVPWWITVVIMGRELGVTALRLVVLRHGVIPASRGGKAKTAAQTLAIGLFLLPLPMLLPSVAPLMLVVQWVALVIALVLTVVTGVDYVVQALRARGARSARP, encoded by the coding sequence GTGAGCCCTCCGGCCGGCCGGGCCGACGGCTCGACCGTGCCGGTGTCGGGGCAGGCGCCCCTGCTCAACATCGCCAACGTCCTGACGGTCATCCGGATCCTGCTGGTCCCGGTGTTCGTGGTGGTGCTGTTCACCGCCGGCGGCCGGGACGTGGACTGGCGCCTGGCCGCATTCGGCGTGTTCGCCGTCGCGGCGTTCACCGACCGTCTCGACGGGCAGCTGGCCCGCAGCCGCGGGCTGGTCACCTGGTTCGGCGCGCTGGCCGACCCGATCGCGGACAAGGCCCTGACCGGTGCCGCGCTGATCGGTCTCTCGGTGCTCGGCCTGGTGCCCTGGTGGATCACCGTCGTGATCATGGGCCGCGAGCTCGGGGTGACCGCGCTGCGCCTGGTCGTGCTGCGGCACGGGGTGATCCCGGCCAGCCGCGGCGGCAAGGCGAAGACGGCCGCCCAGACGCTCGCGATCGGGCTGTTCCTGCTGCCGCTGCCGATGCTGCTGCCCTCGGTCGCGCCGTTGATGCTGGTCGTCCAGTGGGTGGCGCTGGTGATCGCGCTGGTCCTGACCGTGGTGACCGGTGTCGACTACGTGGTGCAGGCGCTGCGGGCCCGGGGCGCGCGGAGCGCCCGGCCCTGA
- a CDS encoding tRNA (cytidine(34)-2'-O)-methyltransferase, which yields MFRIVLHAPEIPPNTGNVIRLAANTGVELHLVRPLGFTLETPQLRRAGLDYHDLADVRIHDDTAAMWEHLAGLAVTPSVYAFTASATRLHTDVAYAPGDVLMFGSESVGLPASVLHAGAVTDRIRLPMLPTSRSLNLANSAAVATFEAWRQHGFAAAR from the coding sequence GTGTTCCGCATCGTGCTGCACGCCCCGGAGATCCCGCCGAACACCGGCAACGTCATCCGCCTCGCCGCCAACACCGGCGTCGAGCTGCACCTGGTGCGCCCGCTCGGGTTCACCCTGGAGACGCCGCAGCTGCGCCGGGCCGGGCTCGACTACCACGACCTGGCCGACGTCCGGATCCACGACGACACCGCCGCGATGTGGGAGCACCTGGCCGGACTGGCGGTGACGCCGTCGGTGTATGCGTTCACCGCGTCGGCGACGCGGCTGCACACCGACGTCGCCTACGCCCCCGGTGACGTGCTGATGTTCGGCTCGGAGTCGGTCGGGCTACCGGCGTCGGTGCTGCACGCCGGCGCCGTCACCGACCGGATCCGGCTGCCGATGCTGCCCACCTCACGGTCGCTGAACCTGGCCAACTCCGCGGCCGTCGCCACGTTCGAGGCGTGGCGACAGCACGGGTTCGCGGCCGCGCGCTGA